A window of the Gossypium arboreum isolate Shixiya-1 chromosome 2, ASM2569848v2, whole genome shotgun sequence genome harbors these coding sequences:
- the LOC108469101 gene encoding probable vacuolar amino acid transporter YPQ1, which yields MTQPYCVRENKPCIGWVQRYFRDCLCNLKDEFSFGFGIISLVCWGVAEIPQIITNFKTKSAHGVSLLFLLTWVAGDVFNLVGCLLEPATLPTQFYTALLYTISTVVLVLQSVYYDYINRWWKCRRIKTNDVVEDEKEPLKPGKHEPGIPIPKSSSKPHPRREFYYTSARSLAGSGTPPFRTYLRVAKSGPSAMGLDGDSSSDDETVSVLSKKSGTQPRPIPRAAKSYGTFLAASLNLPFGSKALMEVKTGFTNRRLLQEHSMEHSAFGQWLGWLMAAIYMGGRIPQIWLNIKRGNVEGLNPLMFIFALIANATYVASILVRTTEWGHIKANMPWLLDAVVCVALDLFIILQYIYYKYFRQTVNSDGEDYGDYKEANKEVNP from the exons ATGACACAACCTTATTGTGTTAGAGAAAACAAACCCTGTATTGGTTGGGTTCAAAGATACTTCAGAGACTGTCTTTGTAATTTAAAAGATGAATTTTCTTTTGGGTTTGGGATTATTAGTTTGGTTTGTTGGGGTGTTGCAGAGATCCCTCAAATCATTACTAATTTCAAAACCAAGTCTGCTCATGGTGTTTCCCTCCTTTTTCTCCTCACTTGGGTTGCTGG tgATGTGTTTAATCTTGTTGGTTGTCTTCTTGAACCTGCAACA TTACCGACTCAGTTCTACACAGCTCTG CTCTATACAATAAGTACTGTGGTTCTAGTGTTGCAAAGTGTATACTATGATTATATCAACAGGTGGTGGAAATGTAGACGGATTAAAACCAACGACGTG GTTGAAGATGAGAAAGAACCATTGAAACCTGGCAAACATGAACCTGGAATTCCCATACCTAAGTCCTCAAGCAAACCCCATCCTCGTAGGGAATTTTATTACAC GTCAGCTAGATCTCTGGCTGGTAGTGGCACTCCACCTTTCCGAACATACTTGAGGGTAGCTAAAAGTGGTCCTTCAGCTATGGGACTCGACGGTGATTCGTCGTCCGATGATGAAACGGTTTCTGTTTTGTCCAAGAAGTCTGGAACTCAACCTAGGCCGATCCCGAGAGCC GCTAAAAGTTATGGCACATTTCTAGCTGCATCACTCAATTTGCCTTTTGGAAGTAAGGCCTTGATGGAAGTGAAAACCGGTTTTACCAATAGAAGGCTATTACAG GAGCATAGTATGGAGCATAGTGCATTTGGACAATGGCTGGGATGGCTAATGGCTGCCATATACATGGGAGGCCGAATCCCTCAAATATGGTTAAAT ATCAAAAGGGGCAATGTGGAG GGATTGAATCCTCTCATGTTCATCTTTGCATTGATAGCTAATGCAACTTATGTGGCAAG TATTCTAGTGAGAACCACCGAATGGGGACACATTAAAGCAAACATGCCATGGTTGCTAGATGCTGTTGTTTGCGTGGCATTGGATTTATTT